TCTTTCAGGTATTGTTAAACTTACTTTATTATTGTGGCACTAGTGGACTAGTGAACGAATGCTTCCTTCAGCGGTATTTTAGCACGGTATATTTCCTCCTCCATAAGCTTCTTCTGTTTGCACCATTGTACCTATTTAAGTCCCACTGAACATCTCTTTTTGCTATATACAGGAAGTTCGTGGAAGTGGACAAGAACCTGAATCGGAAATTGTTCAGGCCTGTAGAAGTGTAAGTATTTTCTCCCCTTTGCAGCTTTCTAGTGTTTTTCTAGAATGTCAATTATCTCTACAGTTTCAACATCTGACTGAGGTCATGATTACCTTTTTATGCAGTTACTTGATCAGAGGCAGGGTGTTAATGTATGTCGATACCTTAAAGCAATAAACGAGTAAGTAAACAATATCTTTGCTAGGCATTGCCTGTAAATGCCAAACAAATTTGGATCTGAACTCACCCAGTTCATCAACCTCTCCATCTATCAGGAGACATGACTTAACTGAAGCACTGAAGAAGCTCCGGTGCCGGACGCTGATTTTCGTGGGAGAGAACTCGCAGTTCCATGCCGACGCTGTCCACATGACCACAAAACTAGACCGGAGATACTGCGCTCTAGTCGAGGTACCGCACATTTCAACAATTCATGTGATCACTTGAGAACCATACCCAGAGCAAGGCAGGTTCTGAGCAGTGTTTTTGTGGGCAAATCGCAGGTTCAGGCATGCGGGTCGCTGGTCACCGAGGAGCAGCCACACGCAATGCTGATCCCGATGGAGTACTTCTTGATGGGATACGGGATGTACAGACCGTCCCAGCTCGAGAGCAGCCCCCGGAGCACCCTCAACCCGTTCTGCATATCGCCGGAGCTGCTGTCGCCCGAGAGCATGGGGGTGAAGCTGAAGCCCATCAAGACCCGGACCTCCCTCATTGTCTAAACAGCATGTGGGGGGAGATCTTGGATGGCCTGACGACACAGCTCGCAAAAAAGCGAAGACTGCTTGGTCGAGCTGATCGGAGCACGGTCACCATCGGGAGACAAGTTTTGATACCTTCCGGTACCTTGGCACGGAACGCATTGCATAGATCGAGATCGATATGCTAATGGCAGCATTTGCTGTAGTGGATTGCTGTAAGCCTGTAATCTACGTCTTCTGGGATAGGCAAGCAAGGGGAATAGGGTTGAGGTTGTAGGGGAGGAATACGGCTGTTTGTTTCTTTGTTCATATATGCTTTGTAGTAGTCCACATCACATGTGTATATGTCATCATCAGATCATTTCACACGGgaaagcaatatatatatatatatggtaaagCAGAATCCTGTCTGTTGTGGAGTCTCGGGTCGGGCACAGGCTTTGCCTTTGCTGAAAGTTTAGCCTGACTGGCTGTGATGTGCCCTGCTGGTGGCGAGCTATTGCTGTGTGTGTCATGGATTGGGTGATCCATTGGTGGTTGGTTCGTTGTGTGTGGGTGAGTGGTGGTTCTGCCATCGATGGCTCTGGTTCCTTGTCACTTTCCGCTGTACCAATTATATTGGACGCATCATCTCAAAAAAAATTTATATTGGACACATGCAAAGCATTGTGTGTGCACGCCATTCCACCAAGCTCAAAGCTAACATAAATGGAGctcagcagcagcatcaacattggACACATGCAAAGGTTGTGTGTACTTAGTGGAACAGAGAAGACCAACAAACACCGTCAAATAGATAATTATGCAACAATTGAATTTAGATTTGGAAGCATAATCTAATAGTACTAGGCATACACACATATAAGATACCTGTAGGAAGACTACGATGCTGTGATTGTCTCTGTGGTGTGTGCATGAAAAACAGAAAATAAGCCAAAGCTGCACATCTTTCTTCTTCTATATAAACCGCGACGAAGTTCAAGCCATCCTTGTCGTAGGGTTAATGAGAAGATCTCTTGCTTCACGGATCCGTCGCATTTTTCTTTGCCAATTGGTATTTCAAGCCTTTCTTGTCACTGGTAGAGTCAATGGAGATTGTTGATCCTTCAACAGCTTCTCACTCCCATTGACCAGCATCTTGGAGATAGTTGTCATTATGTTCTTCTCTATCCACCTTTTTATGGGCCTTGCACCATACAACTGTGAAAGGCCAAGTAGTGTTGGTTATCAATAACATGCGGAAAATGGTTCATTATTTGAATAGGCTAGATTTTATGATTACTTTGAAAAGGGAAAAAAAACTTACTGGGTTGTGTGATTCTGACAAAATGACATCCAACGCAGCATCACTTAGAACAAGAGATATGCCCTTGCCGGCTACTCTAGCAAAGGCACTCTTCATTTGGATATTCACTATCTCTTTCAGTTGACGGTGTGAAAGCGGCTCAAATACTACAATCTCGCTTAATCAGTTGAAAAATTCGGGCTTGAAGCATTTTTGAACCTACACCAACAAATACATATCATAATGAATCAACGAGCAGCTGCTTACTAAATTCCAAGTGGACTATTTGTGATTCACAAACCTGTTTCATGAGAAGATTTCGCGAAGCAACCGTTGTCTTTTCTCCAACCACTCCTACATTTAGGTGCTCTGCCCCAACATTCGAAGTCATAATGATAATTGTATTCTTGAAATCCACATTATGCCCTTTACCATCAGTCAACACACCATCGTCAAGGAGCTGAAGAAAAACATTCAACACTGACGGATATGCCTTCTCCACCTCATCAAAAAGGACAACACTGTACGGGCGCCTCCTAACTTTCTCGGTCAGTTGTCCACCATTTTCATAACCATGATAGCTTTACGAAGAAAAAATAATTGTATAAGTAAACATAAATACTGTGATATAATAATACGTTGCTTGAAATTAAGGTGTGTGTATTATAAATGAAACCTTGGGGGTGCTCCACCGAGACGTAGCACGGATTCGGGACTAACATACTCAGACATATCAAAGCGAAGCATCATCTTCTCACTACCAAATAGTTGTTCTGCAGGAGCTTTCGCAAGTTCAGTTTTTCCAACACCCGTCGTGCCCAAAAAGAGGAAGGAGCCTATCGGCTGACCAGCTTGGTGAAGGCCAATCCTGGAACGCAACACTGCTTCTGCAACTAAATTGACGGCCTCATCCTGCCCAACTATTCTCTCATGCAATCTGTCGGCTAAGTGAATTAATTTGACACTCTCCTCTTGATTAAGCGTAGCTATAGGAATTCCAGTCCATCCGCTCACAACCTTCAAATGAAAAACCTAGTTCAAACATAGTACTACATGACAAGCACACACTGTCGAAATAGTAAAAGTGACGTGCATGCCTACCTGTGCAACATGATTCGGCGCAACAACTGTATTTTCTCCTCCTAGCTCTAATGTCGTGCAGGCCTCGTCAATGAGATCAATTGCCTTATCAGGAAACCGACGACCTACACATACAGAACAATGATATCACAACTCGGCTCACAAGCAAATTTCGTCTGAAACAACTGTAATACTACAATAATGCAGCAAAATTACTATAATCACCTGCGATATAGCGGTCAGCGAGGTGTACGGCAGCGTCAATGGTAGCATCAAGAATTTCCAAGCCATAATGCTTCTGGTACCGGGGTTTAAGCCCCTGGAGGATGGCAATGGTGGAATGCGTGCTCGGCTCCTCAACGTGCACCTTTTGGAACCGCCGCTCGAGTGCAGGATCCTTCTCGATATACATGGAGTACTCATCGTCAGGAGTGGCGCCCAGACATCTTATATGGCCGCGAGCCAATGCTGGCTTCAGCATGTTGGCCGCGTCCATGTGGGTGCCCGTGGCCGCTCCGGCGCCGAGAAGCATGTGCATCTCGTCGACGAACAGGATCACCTTGCCAAGTGCAGCCGCCACCTTCTTGAGAAAGTCCGTCATGCGCTCCTCGAACATGCCAACATACATCGTACCAGACACCATCGCCATGAGGTTGAGCTCAATGACACGCGCTCCGGCGAGCTTGGACGGGACCTTCCCGGCGACGATGCGCTGCGCGAGGCCCTCGGCGATGGCCGTCTTGCCGACCCCGGCGGCGCCGACAAGCGCGGCGCAGTTCTTGGTCcggcgacagaggatgcggatgacGCGATCAATCTCGTCGTCACGCCCGATCACCGGATCGGCCTTGCCGGCCATGGCCGTCATGTCCCGGCCGTAGGTGCGCAGGCATGTGATGTACCGGAAGTACCTCCACGCCGCCCAGCACACGGCTCCCACGCAGAGCACTTCACGGGGCGACACTTTGATGACATGGCTAGACGACGTATCGTCAGGTACGCCGGAGGAGCCCGTAGTCCCTCTCTCCATGATCCTATCAAGCCATGACCAGGCCATGGTTAATTTTGGTCCTAGGCACGAGAGAGCTCGGCGAGTTTCGTCCGCCTCTAATTTCCAGCGTCCCCtcctcttccttttttccttttttgatttGATGGACGTTCTTTCTTCCATCACCCTGTATATTTATAGGTACAACACACATACAAGGACCCTTCACAATAGTTTGGATCAAAGGTAAGTCTGCCGTTCATATGGAAAGTATTACTATAATTTGCTCATGCTAGTGTTCGGAACAGTTTCTGACTGCGCGTTCCATTTATAGATTTCCCCTCTCAAACGCGCTTGCTGCATCAATTGAACTCAACCCAACCCAAAACTTTGAACCGGAAAATAAATGAAGTTGTCAAAAGATGCTACCTGAAATCTCCATCAGCTTTAAACTCGGgcaaaaaataaggaaaaaagaaATATAAAATAGCTACCCACCAGGattttactaatctagaagcctcaaCAAATTTTAGaagcggcttattttttaagctggggagaggcaacttactccctctgtttcttgatataaggtgtatagatttttaagaattttttttaaatataaggtgtattgcgttgcaccacttGTTTGAATAATtattttggggatttgattacatttctttATAtgaggcaagctcctctattttctcatgtcatttAGTCAGAtttaatctcgcccaaaacttgtaaAATTTTTCCTCCACGTGTGTTCTTTAATTTCCGCGCCAAAAACTATacatcttatatttaggaatgcaGGGAGTATTTTTTAAGccacctaaaagaactggccctttgGCTGTTTTGATTTCCAACTTTTTTTAGGGGTAAAAACCAACTTTATTCATCAAAAGCCACATGAAGTGGGATACGATTCTGGTTATAAGGAACACCAAACCAGACGTGGCGACCATGAACTCTAGAAAGGGAAAATCTAGCTAAACTATGTGCTTCATAATTCACAGCACGACACTCGAAAGAAAACTTACATTAGACCATAACAGCTTTAAGGTTAATCTCACTTATTATTGCTCCGTATCTCCCTCTAGCACTTCGGTTGATATCTGACACTCCTTGCTGGAATGCACTTCGTCACGGAGTGTATGGGCTTTGTGTGATGAGGATGTTGACTTCCAACTACCAGCAACTAGGGGCGTGTTTGGTAGCCTGCATGAGGCCCGGCCTGACTCGCGCGGAACGGAAACGGGTCGATTGGTTGCCTGCTTTCACTGTTCGGCCCGCATGGCACGAACCTTAAAGTACTCTTGGGCCTGGCTCTCTGGGAACGCACGAATCGGCAGTTTCTCTAGGGCCAGGCCTGAGCGGTGCacgtgggcggcggcggctgcacacGCGCGGCCACGCTCGAGAAGCCGCGTTGCTTCCCGAAGCGCCGGCGGTTATTAGCCTCACCGCCCCTCACCGCTCCTTCTCCCCACTCTCCCCCACTCTTCCAACTCTCACCGGCGGCGGTGAATCAGAGCAGAGCAAGAAGACCACCGGACTCCATCACCGGCGAGCGGATCATCAGTTGGCCCGCGGCAATGGCGGCAAGGACTTCTCTCTGTTCGACATGCAGAACTTTTTCCCGTTCGATCCGGCGATAGATTCGATCCACGAAGGAGGGGAATGGGGAATAGAGGTAGATAAGCATGTAGAGGTAGTTCATACTAGTTCATATGAGTTCATAGTACTTCAAACTAGTGCATACAAGATCGGAATAGAGGTAGATGCGGTCACCAGAAGGGGGATTGGGGGATATGGGGTACACAACAGACACCGGCTCACCGCGGCGGCCGTCACCGGCGTGCGGAGCAGCAGGTCGAGCCGCTGGCCTTCATCATCGTGCGGGCCGACGGGTCGTCGTCGTCATCCTCGGCGGAGTCGAGGTCGATTTGCCAGGTACGACGACCTGGCTCCGGCACCCTCGCTGGCATCTGCaccgcttcttcctcctccttaggctccccATCGATGACCGCCGGCGGCGCGATAGCCGTCTCCCAGTACACTACGACACGACGGTCATTAGGAGCCCAGTAGTTCTTGTACTTGCACCACTTCTTCCTTTGTTTACCGTCGTCGGAGACGGCCTGATTCATGGCCCATCGAATGATGTCAACTGCCATCGCGCCCTTCTCTGGGTCAGGAATCAACGTCTTTAGCTCTTCTGCAATGGCCTTCATGAGCACTGCATTAGATTCCTTCTACATGTCAGGCATGGAGCCGAAGTTCGAGCACACCTCCATGATGTTCTCGAACTTGGTGCGGTCACCAGCCGACCACCcgaggaagaaggccctccagccaataccccaagggaaggggttggcGTTGGCGTTGGAGCTGGAGCTATAGTTCATGGCGATGGGGAGGAGGAAGGTTGACAGTGAGAGAAGAGAGGGGGTAGGTAAGTAATGTTGGGCAGGGTGAGTAAATATAGGGGcgatggagaggaggagaagagtgaCAGTCATGCCGTTTTAACTACATGCTCTTCAATAAGCCATGAACTCTGTGCTATGCTTGATTTCATGAATTGTGTGCAGATCGAGGAGAGCAATGAGGTGCTCCCGGCCGTTGACAAcaagggcaagcagccccttcACCCAATGCCCGACGAGGTTGTGTTGCCGCCCACCGCCGAGGAAGACCCGAAGATGTCCGAGGGTGGTGACGACGAGGGCATGGAGGAGCCCCTCAGCAACAAGCGCCGCAACTACGACCACTACCATCAGGAGGATGGCCTGactcacttctgcaaggtcatccttgcaccgaagcttgagtgtatccccatgcccctggacttcaccaagcacttcgtcGCAGTGCCGACGGAGTTCAAGCTCAGAAACAACACCGGCTGCTCCTGGAAGGTGACGGTGAAGCTGATGAACGGTAGGGTGACCCTGGATCAGGGTTGGGCCTCCTACGTAGCCGTTCATTAGATCAAGATCGGCTACATGGTGATGTTCAACCTCCTCACTCCCgacaccctcaaggtcatcatcttcgacgacgATGGCATTGAGGTCGTCATCAAGTGCGGGAAGCACGACGAAGCCTTCGCCGCCAAGGAGTAGGGCCGGGGCCTCCCTAAGTACTATCAAGTCTGCTTTGAATTGTTTATGTTTATGGTTTATGCCTAGAGCTGTTATGAAGTGTGGTACTGCTTATCTGAAATATGCTCTTAAGTAGTTGATCCTCTGTTTATACTCTACTCTGCTTATGATGTGTGCTACATGGTTGTGCCGAAGTGTGCtggtaacctcaccaactagccaaagaggttaccacacaccaggcgttgcatacaaccaaacaccatgtcttgggtttgtccactaacatgtaggcaaccaaacaccaggcagtgtggtTTTGCCCATGTAGGCAAGagggcatgcaggcaaccaaacaacatgcagaTGGTGCATTTGAGGCTGTATTTGCATAGCCAGGCTGAGTTGAGAAGGCTATGCAATGCAACTACTGTTAGatacggcaaccaaacacgccctagagTTATTCATCGGTGTGTCCAGGGCTCATTCCAGAATAAGCCCACCCCCTTGTGTGTTTTTTTAAGCAAGTAAATTGACTTTGTTCATCTAtcaagtttcaattttttttctcaaaaaaaatatcAAGCATTTGTTTTGTTAAAAAAACTTTGTCCGTTGGTGTGTTGGGTTGCTTTTGCCCGTCATTCATCAAGCTTTGGTCACGAGGGTCATTTAGGCTGGgctttagtgcgttggcttgttttCAGGTTATTTGTTTTCAGGTTGTTGCTTCCTATTCAGCTCGGTCAGGCACGTACTGCTCGCTTTTGTTCGTTTGTTTTTTCGTCGCTCGTTTTTTTGCTGATACTTGTTTGTTGTCTTGGTAAAAAATTATTTTTCTGTTAATTTTCAATTTTTagtgaaataattttttttgcaaattttAAAAAG
The Triticum dicoccoides isolate Atlit2015 ecotype Zavitan chromosome 3A, WEW_v2.0, whole genome shotgun sequence genome window above contains:
- the LOC119267207 gene encoding protein NDL1-like — translated: MGDSSGSVSIDVERIYFGGKEHPVRTRYGSVSVSVYGDEDKPALITYPDVALNYMSCFQGLFFCPEAASLLLHNFCIYHITPQGHELGAAPIPSDVPELSVDNLADQVADVLDFFGLGSVMCMGVTAGAYVLTLFAAKYRERVLGLMLVSPLCKAPSWSEWLYNKVLLNLLYYCGTSGLVNECFLQRYFSTEVRGSGQEPESEIVQACRSLLDQRQGVNVCRYLKAINERHDLTEALKKLRCRTLIFVGENSQFHADAVHMTTKLDRRYCALVEVQACGSLVTEEQPHAMLIPMEYFLMGYGMYRPSQLESSPRSTLNPFCISPELLSPESMGVKLKPIKTRTSLIV